The Streptomyces sp. CC0208 genome window below encodes:
- a CDS encoding TetR/AcrR family transcriptional regulator, whose protein sequence is MNRPAPEDPRAARTRARLREALLAECAERPLEEVGVAALVRRAGVGRATFYVHYDGLEALAVDACADVVRDAVEALHAWRGRPDPVHAPPALAEFFTSLTPHAALYRSLLAPGGGGPLGRVLHRDLRAYSLRERELAGAADAPLVASAVAATFAGVLADWLHGLLDASAADISDQVWQLLVALHASR, encoded by the coding sequence GTGAACCGCCCCGCCCCCGAGGACCCGCGGGCGGCCCGCACCCGGGCGCGGCTGCGGGAGGCCCTGCTCGCGGAGTGCGCCGAGCGGCCGCTGGAGGAGGTCGGCGTGGCCGCCCTGGTGCGGCGGGCCGGGGTCGGCCGGGCCACCTTCTACGTGCACTACGACGGCCTGGAGGCGCTCGCCGTCGACGCCTGTGCGGACGTCGTACGGGACGCCGTGGAGGCGCTGCACGCCTGGCGCGGGCGGCCCGACCCGGTGCACGCGCCGCCCGCGCTCGCGGAGTTCTTCACCTCGCTCACCCCGCATGCCGCCCTGTACCGGTCCCTGCTCGCCCCGGGCGGCGGTGGACCGTTGGGCAGGGTGCTGCACCGGGATCTGCGGGCCTACAGTCTGCGGGAGCGCGAGCTCGCGGGTGCCGCCGACGCCCCCCTGGTCGCCTCCGCGGTCGCGGCCACCTTCGCCGGCGTCCTCGCCGACTGGCTGCACGGCCTGCTCGACGCCTCCGCGGCGGACATCTCCGACCAGGTCTGGCAGTTGCTGGTCGCGCTGCACGCCAGCCGGTGA
- a CDS encoding NAD(P)-dependent alcohol dehydrogenase, with protein sequence MSITTRAAVVESGGAPFTLSDVTLDEPGPHEALVRMVATGLCHTDLGVASGGLPFPLPGVLGHEGAGVVEAVGSAVTGVAPGDHVVLSFTSCGDCRNCDGGHPAYCAGWLPLNLIGGRRADGTSTISRDGEPLGGHFFGQSSFAERALVDERSLVKVDPDVPLESIAPLGCGVQTGVGAVWNVLKPVTGSTIVVLGAGAVGLSAVMAAALTPATTIVAVDRVGERLSLAKELGATHTVDAAAENLGEALAAITGGQGADGIVETTGNVAVLRQGVDALGARGTLVVVGAPPFGTEVSLDVNGLLGGKRVVGLTLGDAETQSFIPALVRLVKEGRLPLHRLISTYPFADIDQAVRDMGAGKAIKPVLTF encoded by the coding sequence ATGTCCATCACCACCCGTGCCGCAGTGGTCGAGTCCGGCGGCGCCCCCTTCACCCTCTCCGACGTCACCCTCGACGAGCCCGGACCCCATGAGGCGCTCGTCCGGATGGTCGCCACCGGCCTGTGTCACACCGACCTCGGCGTGGCGAGCGGCGGACTGCCCTTCCCGCTGCCCGGAGTCCTGGGGCACGAGGGCGCGGGAGTCGTCGAGGCCGTCGGCTCCGCCGTCACCGGTGTGGCTCCCGGCGACCATGTCGTGCTGTCCTTCACCTCCTGCGGCGACTGCCGCAACTGCGACGGCGGGCACCCCGCCTACTGCGCCGGGTGGCTGCCGCTGAACCTCATCGGCGGCCGCCGCGCCGACGGCACCAGCACCATCAGCCGGGACGGCGAACCCCTCGGCGGGCACTTCTTCGGCCAGTCCTCCTTCGCCGAGCGCGCCCTGGTCGACGAGCGCAGCCTCGTCAAGGTGGACCCGGACGTGCCGCTGGAGTCCATCGCCCCGCTCGGCTGCGGAGTGCAGACCGGCGTCGGCGCCGTGTGGAACGTACTGAAGCCGGTCACCGGTTCCACGATCGTCGTGCTCGGCGCCGGAGCGGTCGGCCTCTCCGCGGTCATGGCCGCCGCCCTCACCCCCGCCACGACGATCGTCGCCGTCGACCGCGTCGGCGAACGCCTCAGCCTGGCAAAGGAGTTGGGTGCCACCCACACGGTCGACGCGGCTGCGGAGAACCTCGGCGAGGCTCTTGCGGCGATCACCGGCGGCCAGGGCGCGGACGGCATCGTGGAGACCACGGGCAACGTGGCCGTCCTGCGCCAGGGCGTCGACGCGCTCGGCGCGCGCGGCACGCTGGTCGTCGTCGGCGCCCCGCCGTTCGGCACCGAGGTCTCCCTCGACGTCAACGGGCTGCTCGGCGGCAAGCGGGTGGTCGGACTCACCCTCGGCGACGCCGAGACGCAGAGCTTCATCCCCGCCCTGGTCCGTCTGGTGAAGGAGGGGAGGCTCCCGCTGCACCGCCTGATCAGCACCTATCCGTTCGCGGACATCGACCAGGCGGTACGGGACATGGGCGCGGGCAAGGCGATCAAGCCCGTGCTGACGTTCTGA
- a CDS encoding helix-turn-helix domain-containing protein — MARVERVVVLALDGVYPFELGIPARIFNAADGRYEVLTCSVDGRPVRTNADFTIGVEHGPELLGTADTVVIAPVDSGQVSGEMTDAVRAALAFVRPGARIVSICTGAFVLAAAGLLDGRRATTHWSLADRFRRMFPHVDLDPDVLFVEDGPILTSAGAASGVDVCLHIVRTDHGGELANWVARCCVVPPFRDGGQAQYIAQPVPEQGAASTAATRLWALERLDEPLALADLAAHARMSLRTFARRFNEEVGLSPGRWLIQQRVARARHLLESSDLSVDQIAGRVGFATGASLRQHLHAAIGVSPQVYRRTFQTAAR, encoded by the coding sequence ATGGCACGTGTGGAACGAGTAGTGGTCCTGGCGCTGGACGGCGTCTATCCCTTCGAGCTGGGTATCCCGGCCCGGATCTTCAACGCCGCCGACGGCCGGTACGAGGTGCTGACCTGTTCCGTGGACGGTCGACCGGTGCGCACCAACGCGGACTTCACCATCGGCGTCGAACACGGCCCCGAGCTCCTCGGCACCGCCGACACCGTGGTGATCGCCCCCGTCGACTCGGGCCAGGTGAGCGGAGAAATGACGGACGCCGTCCGTGCGGCCCTGGCGTTCGTCCGGCCCGGCGCGCGCATCGTCTCCATCTGCACGGGTGCCTTCGTGCTCGCGGCCGCGGGGCTGCTGGACGGCCGCAGGGCGACCACCCACTGGTCCCTCGCCGACCGGTTCCGGCGTATGTTCCCGCATGTCGACCTCGACCCGGACGTGCTTTTCGTGGAGGACGGCCCGATCCTCACCTCGGCCGGGGCGGCCTCCGGCGTCGACGTGTGCCTGCACATCGTCCGCACGGACCACGGCGGGGAACTCGCCAACTGGGTGGCCCGCTGCTGTGTCGTCCCGCCGTTCCGGGACGGCGGCCAGGCCCAGTACATCGCCCAGCCGGTGCCCGAGCAGGGTGCCGCGAGCACCGCCGCGACCCGGCTCTGGGCCCTGGAACGCCTCGACGAGCCCCTGGCCCTGGCCGACCTCGCCGCCCACGCCCGGATGAGCCTGCGCACCTTCGCCCGCCGCTTCAACGAGGAGGTCGGCCTCAGCCCCGGCCGCTGGCTGATCCAGCAGCGCGTGGCCCGGGCCCGGCACCTCCTGGAGTCCAGCGATCTGTCGGTCGACCAGATCGCCGGCCGCGTCGGCTTCGCCACGGGCGCGTCCCTGCGCCAGCACCTGCACGCGGCGATCGGGGTGTCACCGCAGGTGTACCGGCGCACGTTCCAGACGGCGGCGCGCTGA
- a CDS encoding NADP-dependent oxidoreductase — MTTVNTMRAISQDTLGGPEVLKEIEVERPAPRPNQVLVRVRAAGLNPTDWKHRATGGFLGEPPFVLGWDVSGVVETVGIGVATFKPGDEVFGMLPYPWGHGSHAEYVIAPVRALTHKPASIDHIQAGALPLVSLTAWQALVENAELRPGQRVLIHAAAGGVGHVAVQIAKARGAYVIGTASAGKHDFLRELGADEVIDYRETDFTEAVKDVDVVLDTLGGDTSVDSLRVLRPGGIVVSILPVGSDEFDKEAERLGVRALRMLVDADRAGMNAIADLVEKGELRPTIAGTFPLADAAEAHKLGDTGRTTGKLVLVVD; from the coding sequence ATGACCACTGTGAACACCATGCGAGCCATCAGCCAGGACACCCTCGGCGGTCCCGAGGTCCTCAAGGAGATCGAGGTCGAACGCCCCGCGCCGCGACCGAACCAGGTACTGGTCCGGGTGCGGGCGGCCGGCCTGAACCCGACCGACTGGAAGCACCGCGCCACCGGCGGCTTCCTCGGCGAGCCGCCGTTCGTCCTCGGCTGGGACGTCTCCGGCGTCGTCGAGACGGTCGGCATCGGCGTCGCCACCTTCAAGCCCGGCGACGAGGTGTTCGGCATGCTGCCGTACCCGTGGGGACACGGTTCGCACGCCGAGTACGTGATCGCGCCGGTACGGGCCCTCACCCACAAGCCTGCCTCGATCGACCACATCCAGGCGGGCGCGCTGCCCCTCGTGTCGCTGACCGCGTGGCAGGCGCTGGTCGAGAACGCCGAACTGCGGCCCGGACAGCGCGTGTTGATCCACGCGGCGGCCGGCGGGGTGGGTCATGTGGCCGTGCAGATCGCCAAGGCGCGGGGCGCGTACGTGATCGGCACCGCGAGCGCGGGCAAGCACGACTTCCTGCGCGAACTGGGCGCGGACGAGGTGATCGACTACCGGGAGACGGACTTCACCGAGGCGGTGAAGGACGTGGACGTGGTGCTGGACACGCTCGGCGGCGACACGTCCGTGGATTCGCTGCGGGTGCTGCGGCCGGGCGGGATCGTGGTGTCGATCCTGCCGGTCGGCTCGGACGAGTTCGACAAGGAGGCCGAGCGGCTCGGCGTCAGGGCCCTGCGGATGCTCGTGGACGCGGACCGCGCCGGGATGAACGCGATCGCGGACCTGGTGGAGAAGGGTGAGCTGCGGCCCACGATCGCGGGGACCTTCCCGCTGGCCGATGCCGCCGAGGCTCACAAGCTCGGCGACACCGGCCGTACCACCGGAAAGCTGGTCCTGGTGGTCGACTGA